The nucleotide window CGTAAATCCGCGCGATCGCCACCGGGTCGAAGTCGGCGCGAATGACGCCGGCGCTGGGAGAGGCCCTCTTGATCTCGGCAATAATGTTGATTTCGTCGGCATAAAAGCGCGAGAGAAAGGGACGGGGCGAGGGGGCGTCGCGCATCCTGAATTTGACATCCATCAGCGACACTTTTCTCTTGAGGGACGCCAGTTCATCCTTTTTATAATCGATGATTTGTTGTAAGACTGACTCCATAAAATTCCAAATGTCAAAATCCAAAGTTCAAATGAATGTCAAAAAAACAAGGACAAATTGGCATTTGTCATTTGAACTTGTTGTTTACTTTGACATTTGAACTTTGACATTTGACATTTCTACCAGCGCCTCCAGTTTCTCATACGCCCTTCCGCTGGAAATCGATTCCTGCGCCAAAAGAAGTCCTTCCCTGAAATCCGCCGCCTTCCCGGCCACCATCAGCGCCAGCGCCGCGTTCAGATGAACGCAGTGGTCCACCGCCTGCGAATGACCGCTCAACATCTTCCGCAGGCGATGGGCGTTTTCCTCGGCGGTTCCGCCGCGCAGAGCCTCGGGCCTGCAGAATGGGTAGCCCACCGACCGGGGGTCGAAGGCCTTGTTGAAGATTTTTCCTTCCTTGAGAAAACAGATTTGAGTCTTCGTCGTCAACGTCACCTCATCGAGGCCGTCATCCCCATGCACAACCGCCAGCGATTCGGAGCCGAGGTCTTTCAGCACCGAGGCGATCACGGGGAGAAGCAGAGGATCGTAGACGCCGATCATCTGTTTTCGGGCGCCGGCCGGATTCATCAGGGGACCCACGATGTTAAAGATCGTCTTCGTCCCCACTTTTTGGCGGGCGGCGGCGACCGCCTTGAGCACGGGGTGATAAACCGGCGCGAAGAGAAAGCCGATGCCGATCTCATCCACACAGCGGACGACAACAGCCGGGGGGGCCTCGATATTCACCCCCAGTTTTTTAAGGACGTCGGCGCTTCCGGAGGAGGAACTCACCGCCCTGTTGCCGTGCTTCGCCACCGGAACCCCCGCCCCGGCAACGATAAAGGCGGAGGCGGTGGAGATATTGAAGGTGTTTTTCCGGTCCCCCCCCGTCCCGCAGGTATCGATGATCTCTTTTGATTTAAGATGAAGTTTTTGCGCCCTCTGCCGAAGAACGGTCACCGCCCCCTTGATTTCCGCGGCGGACTCCCCCTTGTCGCGCAGAAGAACCAGAAAAAGGACGATGTCGGTCTCGGAAACCCCCCCGGCAAGAATGGCGTCCAGCGCCGATTCCATTTCGGCGACGGTGAGATCCTGCTTTTTGGACAGTTTGTTGATGCAAGCCTGAAACATATTATCCCAATTTTTTCCTCCACGCCTCCCGCAGTTCAATCTCTTTTTTCAATCTCTCCATCTCCCGAAGGCGCTCCTCCTCCCCTTTCCCCATTTCTTCGGCCCAGACATGCGACAGGGTTTCGGCCCAGGGGAGGCCATGATCCCGCCGCGCCAAAAAGAGTGGGACGCGCCGCAGATAAAAATCCTCCAGGTGCAGAACCATTCCGGTCTTTATGGCATGGCGGAATTGCGCCGCCAGATGCGGGAACCCTTCCGGATCGTCCGTTTTCCCCCCTGAATTTTTTTGCGCCTCCTTCCAAATTTCAAGCGCCTCGGGGTTCACCGGCTCGGAAGTCCGGCTCAAACCCAAATGGCCGGGCAAAGGAGGCCCCTCCCCTTTTTTGGCCTCTTTCTTCCATTTATCGAGGATGAAATCAACAACCTCTTTGGCCATGAGGCGGTGTGTCGTATATTTTCCTCCAGCGACAACCACAGTCCCTCCG belongs to Deltaproteobacteria bacterium and includes:
- the trpD gene encoding anthranilate phosphoribosyltransferase, with translation MFQACINKLSKKQDLTVAEMESALDAILAGGVSETDIVLFLVLLRDKGESAAEIKGAVTVLRQRAQKLHLKSKEIIDTCGTGGDRKNTFNISTASAFIVAGAGVPVAKHGNRAVSSSSGSADVLKKLGVNIEAPPAVVVRCVDEIGIGFLFAPVYHPVLKAVAAARQKVGTKTIFNIVGPLMNPAGARKQMIGVYDPLLLPVIASVLKDLGSESLAVVHGDDGLDEVTLTTKTQICFLKEGKIFNKAFDPRSVGYPFCRPEALRGGTAEENAHRLRKMLSGHSQAVDHCVHLNAALALMVAGKAADFREGLLLAQESISSGRAYEKLEALVEMSNVKVQMSK